The genomic interval CTACTCCTTCAAGCAAAGGAACCCTCAAAGCTCCCATCCAAAGCACTTGAGTCTTCTTTAATTTTGATTGTTTAAGCGAAAATTTGCCCATGAAACGAACCCTCCAAATATTTTTCGGCTTTCCTCGCTTCATCCCAGACTTCCTCGAAGGTGGGGATTTTATCGTCCCACTCTAATAAAGTGGGGGTCGGACCGAAAAGCCCGATTGCTTTTTGATACAAGGCCCAGACATCGTCAATTACCGGTGCGTCATGGGTATCTAAAATAAATTTTTGGTAATGAGAATGTCCTGCGATATGGATCTGGGCCACTCGTTCTGGAGGAATACCCGTGAGATAGTCGAATGGATTAAATCCGTGGTTAAACGACGAGACATAAATATTATTCACATCGAGTAATATCCCGCAGTCAGCCATCTCCACGACTTCCGTTAGGAACTCCCATTCCGTCATTGTCGACTCGTGAAATTCCGCATAACTACTGACATTTTCAATAGCCACGGGTCTTTCAATATAATCCTGCGTTTGTCGGATTTTTGCGGCAGCAATCCGTACGGCTTCTTTCGTGTATGGAAGCGGTAATAAATCATGGCTATATGTCCCGTCCACACTCCCCCAGCAAATATGGTCTGAGACCCAAGGCGCATGTGTCCTTTTCAAAAGTCTTTTTAGTCTCTTTAAATGATCCTTGTTAAGAGGACCTACTGAACCCGGGTAAAGGGAAACCCCATGCTGAATGACTTGATAATCAGACAGGATCTTGTCGAGGATCGCCAATGGACTCCCCCCATCGCCCATGTAAGTTTCTGAAATAATCTCAAACCATTCAACCGGCGGTTTTTCACTCAAAATATGATCATAATGCGGAACCCTTAATCCTACACCCACACCGAGTGTCGAAAATGCATTAAAGCGGTTTGATGACATGTGATGGTTTGAATTTAAAAAATTAGATAAGAGTGATGAATGAGAAGTTTAACCATGAAAGGTCTGAAAACCCCCTCCCCCATAAACCGAGGAAGGGGTGGATTCTAAATCAAAAAACTACTTTTTTGCACTACATCCATCTTTTGACTTACAACTGTCTTTGTCTTTACTGCCATCTTTTGACTTACAACTGTCTTTGTCTTTACTGCCATCTTTTGATTTGCAACCGTCCTTGCCTTTACAGCTATCTTTGCTCTCGAGCTGTTTTGTCGTACCTGCAATATTATTATCCATAGCCATTACAGCTCCGGTGCTTGCGGTCATTAATCCTGCGATAGCAGCGGCGACGAGAAGGTTCTTATTCATTTTCATAATGTGAGTCCTATTATTTGTTTGTTTAATTTTGATGACCAAGTGAACGTATGATTAAAAATTCACGGTTTCGTAAATAAGTGTCCGGTCAGTGCAAATCCTTACAAAAAACTTTAGGAATTTTTTATTTATCGTGTAAGTGACTGTTTACCAATAAGAAGCGTAAATGTGATTCTTAAAAAAGAATGGGGCCTATCCATAAAGAACCACCTAAAAACGTAACCAACCCCGGGTTTTCATGAAATATAAGACCAGCGCAACAAGCATCGCTGCCCAAAAACAAACATTACCGAGCGTCACAGGAAAATTTATCCCCTCGACATTCATCCCTAAAAAACCGCCAAGGGCGGTCGGGATAATCGCAATGGCAGTGGCGACCGCCAGTAATCCCATGAACCTATTCATCTGGAATGAAATGAGATTCATCCGGAGTTCTAACCCCGAGCTGGTACTATCGTAAAGCTGGTTAAATGCTTCCGCCGTGTAATCACAGGTGTCCGAAAAGAGATTGTACATCGACGCAAAATCGGGACTGTCGAAGGGGAGCTTGACCTTGCCATTTTCAAGCTTGTCAAAGATATGACGGAGCCGCCACAAATCCGATTTCATCCCCGCCAGAGATTGCTGGAGGTGATAAATCTTTAAATAAGTCGTGTCCCGTGGACGGTCGAGGGGCAGCATCTCCCAGCCGCGCAATTCGCTCTCCAGCCTGGTCGCGATATCTTCATAACGTGCCAGCAAGAGCTTAAACATACCTAGCGTCAGGCGGGCGTGTAAAGGTTGACCCGAAATAAAGTCTTCAGCAGTCAAAAGTTGGCAAGCCGTATGGACAATTGAATGGTGGTCAGCGGAGACAATGAGAAGGCTTTGTGCCGTACAGACAAAAAGGAAAGGGACCGGCTCAATATAAAAATTGAGGGCATCATGTTCCGCGAGGGTAGGTAAGGATCCGGAGAAGACAAATGTGCTGCCTAACCGGGAAATACGGGGGTAGCTGGTCTTCGCCAAAGCACTTTGAATAAATGAAGCCGGCATGGACGGGGTGGCCAAGCTTTCCGCTAGCAAACCTGAATCATCAAAATCGGCACAATAACTCCCCACGCGGACGGGGTCACTCATCCAAGCCACAAAATCATTTTTACTCAGGTCGACAAATGACACGGTCTTGTCTGAACCGACCTCTAACCGGTGAAATCCAATTTCCCCGGAACCACCATGCGCATCAAGAGACGTATCCGGAAGCAGAAGCTCGCGGGTACTGCGGTACCCAAAAAAAAGAATCGGTGTCAGTCTCAAGAAATGGAGCGCCGCACTATGGACAAGCATATCCGAGACACTGGGCAGGAGTGAAAGTAAACACAGGGAGATAATCCCGATATCTAATAAACGCCTGACCGTAAAGATATACTTCGCCTTCTGCTTCGAAAGACAAAAGGAAGCGAGGTACTCAATCGCAAAAACAAAAATCACACCATACTGAACGGTTTTGCAAACCTCCCTCCACTCTAAGTCCGTGGTAAAAAAAACATCCTGGATAGCCAGTGCCAAGGCGAATATCGCAAGAACCCCTTGATTCTCATCCCTCAACAGCCGCTTCACTTTTTCAGCCAACTTTCTGATATTCATATATTGATTAAATCCGCCGGATTACAGATACCATCCATCAGTCCCATGGCGCACAATTTGCGCTCAAATAACGATGAAATCAATCTCTCTTTTCAGCGAATACCCCGTAGTAAGCAGGGCCACTTGCCCGTCACACGTTAAAGTAATCCGGCCCGACACATTCTGAAGTTCAGGATTCCTCCGCCCCACTTCGCACTCAGAACTGTATTTTTTTGGCTCCCCCACGCGTCTTGGCGGTTAATCTGTGTTTGAGGAAATTTTAGAGTTCGCCGCGGCGCATTTTGTTATAGGTGGCCAGTGCCAAGAGAGGCCAGCTGAGGCGGTAGAAATCGTATTTCAGGTAGAATACCCTAGGGAAACCTGTCCCGGTAATCGCATCCTCTTTCCATTCTCCGTTAGGTTCTTGTGTTTGGATGAGATATTCGATTCCTTTGCGGATACTATCACGGTCGAGGTCACCACAGGCACAGAGTCCCATGAGTGCCCAAGCCGTTTGTGAGGGTGTGCTCTGTCCTTGTCCACGGGTCGTCGGGTCTTCATAGGTATGACAGCTTTCTCCCCAGCCTCCGTCATCATTTTGGCAACTTTCCAGCCAGTCACGGGCGCGCAAGACCCAGTCCTGCCTCATATCAATGCCCAGATAAAACAGACCTCGCAATACCTGCCAAGTGCCGTAAATATAATTCACACCCCAACGTCCATACCAAGAACCATCTTCTTCCTGAGTGTCTTTGAGGTATTTGAGGGCTTTGCGAATATTCGGGTGATTCTGGTCCCAATGGAATAATCCGCACATTTCCAAGATGCGTGCCGTGATATCGCTACAGGACGGATCGAGAATCGCATTATGGTCCGCAAACGGGACGTCCTCGAGCCAGGACTTCATGACATCCTTGTCAAAAGCCGCCCACCCACCGTCTGCACATTGGAAACTCATGATAAAACGACTCCCCCGTTTGATCGCCGCGGCTTTATCGTTTTCACGGGTGAGGGTCTTGACCCGGTCGAGGGCCATGAGCACCATGGCCGTGTCGTCCACATCGGCATAATGTTCATTGCGGAATTCAAAGGCCCAACCGCTGGGTTCGGCGGAGGGATTCTTATGGACCCAATCACC from Verrucomicrobiota bacterium carries:
- a CDS encoding DUF692 domain-containing protein yields the protein MSSNRFNAFSTLGVGVGLRVPHYDHILSEKPPVEWFEIISETYMGDGGSPLAILDKILSDYQVIQHGVSLYPGSVGPLNKDHLKRLKRLLKRTHAPWVSDHICWGSVDGTYSHDLLPLPYTKEAVRIAAAKIRQTQDYIERPVAIENVSSYAEFHESTMTEWEFLTEVVEMADCGILLDVNNIYVSSFNHGFNPFDYLTGIPPERVAQIHIAGHSHYQKFILDTHDAPVIDDVWALYQKAIGLFGPTPTLLEWDDKIPTFEEVWDEARKAEKYLEGSFHGQIFA
- a CDS encoding CorA family divalent cation transporter; translation: MNIRKLAEKVKRLLRDENQGVLAIFALALAIQDVFFTTDLEWREVCKTVQYGVIFVFAIEYLASFCLSKQKAKYIFTVRRLLDIGIISLCLLSLLPSVSDMLVHSAALHFLRLTPILFFGYRSTRELLLPDTSLDAHGGSGEIGFHRLEVGSDKTVSFVDLSKNDFVAWMSDPVRVGSYCADFDDSGLLAESLATPSMPASFIQSALAKTSYPRISRLGSTFVFSGSLPTLAEHDALNFYIEPVPFLFVCTAQSLLIVSADHHSIVHTACQLLTAEDFISGQPLHARLTLGMFKLLLARYEDIATRLESELRGWEMLPLDRPRDTTYLKIYHLQQSLAGMKSDLWRLRHIFDKLENGKVKLPFDSPDFASMYNLFSDTCDYTAEAFNQLYDSTSSGLELRMNLISFQMNRFMGLLAVATAIAIIPTALGGFLGMNVEGINFPVTLGNVCFWAAMLVALVLYFMKTRGWLRF